GGTTCAACCGTGCGCGCGGCTCTGATTGGCAGCGTCGCGCAGGGTTGCCCATACTTTCAATGCATCGAGTGTTTGCGCGACGTCGTGTACGCGCAGAATCGCGGCGCCTCGCTCGGCGGCACACACTGCCGCGGCGATGCTGCCGGCCACGCGCTCCGGCGCCGGCCGCGCCGTCACCGCGCCCACCATCGACTTGCGCGACATGCCCGCAAGGATCGGATACGGTGACGCGGCGCGCGGCGCCGTGTCGCGCAGATGCGCGAGCAACGCGTAGTTGTGCTCGACGACGGCCTTGCCGAAGCCGAAACCCGGATCGACGCAAATGCGCTCGCGCGCAATCCCCGCCTGCTGCAACGTCGCGACGCGCTCCTCGAGGAAGTGGCGTACGTCGCTGACAACGTCGACATAGTGCGGCTCGCCGAGCTGCATGGTCTGCGGCTCACCTAGCATATGCATGACACAAAGGCCGCAGTCGCTGTCGCGCACCGCGTCGATCGCACCGGGCATACGGAAGCCCCATATGTCGTTGATCAGGTCGGCGCCCGCGCTCAACGCACGACGCATCACTTCGGGCTTGTATGTATCGACCGACAACGGCACGTTCGCACCGTGCAGTTGCTCGACGAGCGGTATCACGCGCTCCAGCTCTTCGTCGAGCGGCACCGGCGGCGCGCCGGGACGCGTCGATTCCCCGCCGATATCGATGATGTCCGCGCCCTCGAGCATCATGCGCTCGGCCTGGCGCAGCGCATCGCCGCGCATCGCGTACATGCCGCCATCGGAGAAGGAATCGGGAGTGACGTTCAGGATGCCCATGACCAACGGGCGTTCAAACGTCAGCTTGAAGCGGCCGCATTGCAGCGGCTCGGGAAGGGGTACGGAAGAATCGACTTTCGACACGTAGCAATGCTT
Above is a window of Paraburkholderia sprentiae WSM5005 DNA encoding:
- the folP gene encoding dihydropteroate synthase, with the translated sequence MSKVDSSVPLPEPLQCGRFKLTFERPLVMGILNVTPDSFSDGGMYAMRGDALRQAERMMLEGADIIDIGGESTRPGAPPVPLDEELERVIPLVEQLHGANVPLSVDTYKPEVMRRALSAGADLINDIWGFRMPGAIDAVRDSDCGLCVMHMLGEPQTMQLGEPHYVDVVSDVRHFLEERVATLQQAGIARERICVDPGFGFGKAVVEHNYALLAHLRDTAPRAASPYPILAGMSRKSMVGAVTARPAPERVAGSIAAAVCAAERGAAILRVHDVAQTLDALKVWATLRDAANQSRAHG